The following proteins are co-located in the Streptococcus downei MFe28 genome:
- the dnaX gene encoding DNA polymerase III subunit gamma/tau has translation MYQALYRKYRSQTFQELVGQEVVATTLKQAVASGKISHAYLFSGPRGTGKTSVAKIFAKAMNCPNQVDGEPCNDCDICRDITEGSLEDVIEIDAASNNGVDEIREIRDKSTYAPSRATYKVYIIDEVHMLSTGAFNALLKTLEEPTENVVFILATTELHKIPATILSRVQRFEFKAIKQTAIRQHMAEILDKEGIAYEDQALNLIARQAEGGMRDALSILDQALSLSADNQVTAAIAEEITGSVGQAALDDYLANLIQHDSLAALTNLNTIFDSGKGMSRFATDLLDYLRDILLVQAGGQVSRSSQAFEENLTLDQRRLFAMIDIITRTMPELKNGTQPKIYAEMMTIQLADAQQAPSQDRAGNSEELEKEIQILKREVAQLKAQLETGNFTASAPVSKPKASTNFKFKVDKAKILTIMEETVADSEKSRQYLDALKSSWNEILDSIGPQDRALLLGSEPVLANSENAILAFRAAFNAEQAMKRSDLNTMFGNIMSQAAGFSPQIMAVPKADFEEIRAEFAQKMRGQKGSEVSSDSPDDQVEAKEEDGLIPDGFEFLSDKLEVEED, from the coding sequence ATGTACCAAGCCCTTTATCGAAAATACCGCAGCCAGACCTTCCAGGAATTAGTTGGTCAAGAAGTAGTGGCCACCACCCTCAAGCAGGCGGTAGCTTCTGGAAAAATCAGTCATGCCTATCTCTTTTCAGGCCCACGGGGGACTGGGAAAACTAGTGTGGCTAAAATCTTTGCTAAGGCTATGAACTGCCCTAATCAAGTAGATGGTGAGCCTTGTAATGACTGTGACATCTGTCGAGACATAACCGAAGGTAGTCTGGAAGATGTCATCGAAATTGATGCAGCCTCCAACAATGGAGTCGATGAAATCCGAGAAATTCGCGATAAGTCGACCTATGCGCCCAGTCGGGCTACCTACAAAGTCTATATTATTGATGAAGTTCATATGCTCTCAACAGGGGCTTTCAACGCCCTGCTCAAGACCTTGGAAGAACCGACGGAGAATGTTGTCTTTATCCTGGCGACAACCGAGTTGCATAAGATTCCAGCGACCATCCTCTCTCGGGTTCAACGTTTTGAGTTCAAGGCTATTAAGCAGACTGCCATCCGCCAACATATGGCTGAGATTTTGGACAAGGAAGGCATCGCCTATGAGGACCAGGCCCTCAATTTGATTGCTCGACAGGCCGAAGGAGGAATGCGCGATGCCTTGTCCATCCTAGACCAAGCCCTCAGCCTTTCGGCCGACAATCAGGTGACAGCAGCCATAGCTGAAGAAATCACAGGTTCTGTCGGTCAAGCGGCTCTGGATGATTATCTAGCCAACCTAATCCAGCATGATAGCCTAGCCGCCCTGACCAATCTCAATACCATCTTTGATAGTGGCAAGGGCATGAGTCGTTTTGCCACCGACCTACTGGATTATCTGCGAGATATCCTTTTGGTTCAGGCAGGTGGTCAGGTTAGTCGGAGTTCGCAGGCTTTTGAGGAAAATTTGACGCTGGACCAGAGACGGCTCTTTGCCATGATTGACATCATCACCCGGACCATGCCTGAGCTAAAGAACGGCACCCAGCCGAAAATCTATGCGGAGATGATGACCATCCAACTGGCTGATGCCCAGCAAGCACCAAGTCAAGACCGAGCTGGAAACTCAGAAGAATTAGAGAAAGAAATTCAAATCCTCAAAAGAGAAGTAGCTCAGCTTAAGGCTCAACTAGAGACGGGGAATTTCACAGCTTCCGCTCCAGTCAGCAAGCCCAAGGCTTCCACTAATTTCAAATTCAAGGTGGACAAGGCCAAGATTTTGACCATCATGGAAGAAACGGTTGCTGATAGTGAAAAATCTCGCCAATATCTGGATGCCCTCAAGTCCTCCTGGAATGAAATTTTAGACTCTATCGGACCCCAGGATCGCGCCCTGTTGCTGGGTTCTGAGCCAGTCCTAGCCAATAGTGAAAATGCTATTTTAGCCTTTCGAGCTGCTTTCAATGCCGAGCAGGCCATGAAACGCAGCGACCTCAATACCATGTTTGGTAATATTATGAGCCAGGCCGCCGGCTTTTCTCCGCAGATTATGGCCGTGCCCAAGGCTGATTTTGAAGAAATCCGTGCCGAATTTGCCCAAAAGATGCGAGGTCAAAAAGGTTCAGAGGTTTCATCAGACTCCCCAGATGATCAAGTAGAAGCTAAGGAAGAGGATGGCCTGATTCCAGACGGCTTTGAATTTCTCTCTGATAAGCTAGAAGTGGAAGAAGACTAG
- a CDS encoding DUF3272 family protein — protein sequence MNRLQFISMALWCAVESYFFSDALLTGHFWLAAFWAFLIIRNLQNAYLADRLLKELLKSLSHGQGTNSPKKRD from the coding sequence ATGAATCGATTACAGTTTATCAGCATGGCTCTCTGGTGTGCTGTTGAAAGTTACTTTTTCAGCGATGCCTTGCTTACAGGACATTTTTGGTTGGCGGCCTTTTGGGCCTTCCTCATTATTCGCAATTTGCAGAATGCCTATCTGGCAGACCGTCTGCTCAAGGAATTGCTTAAATCCCTATCTCATGGCCAAGGGACTAATAGTCCCAAGAAGAGAGACTAA